ACAGAGACATAGAGTTATCTGACTGCCTTGAAAAGCCTATTAATGTTGCTATTCATCAAAGTTATGAAACTGTGGACCTCACTCCTAAAGGTGGGGGCGAAGGATTGTCCCCAACTCAGCAGGGACTGAACAGCATGTCTCAGAGGAACCGTCATGTTAGAGCTTCTCTGCCCAGCCTTTACCAGCTTTCATCAAAGACTAAGCGTGCTTTAAAGCGTaggagcactgttatggggggaagttCATTCGATGGGGATTGTGACCGGCTGATGAGGGTGCCACAATCTCGCACTGATCCCAGTGGGCTCTGTTCCATCAAGCAAAAGTCTCAGCTACTTGTCCACTTTACTTTATGTTACTCTTTGGCTGATGAAATGTTAACTGTTACAGTCACTGGTTTTTCCAATCTGCCGAAACGGTTGTATCAGAAAAGAGACTCTTTTGTCAAGGCCTACCTCCTGCCTGGATTTAGGGAGCCACACGCTGGGCAGACAATGAATTCAGATGGCATACAGATGTTCACTTTCCTTGGCTGTATGCCAGACGATTTGAAGGACAAAACCCTGAGGCTAGCAGTATATGCCCGTGACAGAAGCTCGATGAGGGAAGGCTTCATTGGGGAAGTGCTTTTTTCCTGCGCCAATTTGGACTATAACTCTCAAGCCACATCAGGCTTTACGAAAGAGTTGTCAATCAATAAAGCAAAGCTAAAGAAGGTCAGTGTCGCTCTTAGGCCTCACGCACatagccgttgttttggtccgcataactgcggctcggatgcggacccatttacttcaatggggccgcaaaagatgcggacagcgttttgcggacaagaataggcagttaaatgaattgctgtccgtgccgttccgcaaattgcgaaatgcacacggatgccatctgtgttttgcggatccgcggtttgcggaccgcaaaacacacaacggtcctgtgcatgaggctttactgcACATTTCATAACTGAGTGTAACATTTTGTGCATAAAAAAGGCTGGAAGCATCACAAGCATCATGGGACAAttatgcttgctgtcagtgacaggtCTCCAGGTTCTAAATTTGTAAGAAATAATGTACAGTTTACTTTTTTGCTATGACTCCATCTGTAATGTCATTATAGCCAATAGGAAATTATTAGAACCCTCATCACCCCAGGTTCATCTGTCAGACTAACATAATGTAAAGAAGTATCAAAATggcccattttttcattgcttttcttagcccaaaaatttgaataaaatgtaatcaaaaatacacacacacacactccaaaatggtatcaataaaaactacagatcatcctgcaaaaatgagcccccacaaagctcagtagatataactacaaaaaaggtatggaggtcagaatatggtgatgtaaaaaaggtcagttttaccgcatagggagcGCCGTAGGGACAAAATCTGTAAAACTGTGGAATTGCACTTTTTGTCCTATTCCACCACATTTTGAATTTTATTCctgcatcccactgtattgtataccatattaaatggtggcactagaaagtacatcttgtcctgcaaaaaacaagccctcatatggatatttgaatggaaaaataaaaaagttttggctCCAGGAAGACgtatgaaaaatgaaaacacaaaaacctCCAGTAACCTGAGGTTTAATCACTGACTCCTGCACTTTTTCGGCCGCTACCATTGCTGTTAGTTTCAGAAACTAATAGCAGTGAATTGTCATGTGTGCTTTCTCCAGCCCAGTGTCAAAGTCTGAAATTAACTTCCATTGACTGTTGACCACCCACCTGACAGGTCACTGCTATTGGGGACCGAAACTAATAGCAGACAAATGGGTGAGAGACTAGAACAAAAAATAAGACAGTATATGAGTCAGAAATTTGAGGCTTGCAAAGGTATAGGCCCTTTATAATTGCAATCTATATAATTCCCataaaaatatatgacaatttGCATGGCTCTATTAGAGCAGCGTTTGACACATTCACACAGCCAATATGCCTGGAGATTTGCTTCTGGCAGATGTTtgcttggctatttctgtaaCACCAATGGAACAGAATGGAGGCCGTTGTGCATGTATGAGGCTACCCCTACAGTCACACTCTGCCTGGATGCATTGGTCACCTCATTAGGCGGGACAGGACTCGGCATAGACTAGACACATCTaacagacatttatggtatatcctgtggaatgtcattttttttctgacaaatgattacttaaagggaacctgtcactgggattttgtgtatagagccgggGACATGGggtctagatggccgctagcacatccgcaatacccagtccccatagctctgtgttcttttattgtgtaaaaaaaaaacgatttgatacatatgcaaattaacctgagatgagtcctgtccctgactcatctcacgtacaggactcatctcagggtaatttgcatatgtatcaaatcggtttttatacacaataaaagcacacagagctatggggactgggtattgcggatgtgctagcggccatctagcaacccatgtccccagctctatacacaaaatcccggtgacaggttccctttaacattaatGCAAATAGTCTTTCATCCAAAATGTTATGCATCCCTGTCCAAGGCTAGGTCTATGTAAATATTGAAAGTATATACATTGCACAGGGCAATAATTGGGAACAAACCGTTCCATCCCGATCATTGCCTGGTCATTCACCTTCATTCACATGCAGCAATTTTCCTCTCTGGATGGGAATGAGAAATTGCTACCACCATACAGATATATTTTTGACAGCAGCACATTCCTGTTTACATAATGTATGATAACTTATGATTTCTTAAATACTATGCATAGTATATTATGTACTGTAGAGTTTATATAGCAAGATTGGAAGCATTTGCAGTACACTTTTAGAACTTGCGCAGTGATCTGAAAGTGGTAAACAACAAGTGTCTCTTTGTAACCTATTGTATATATGTTAATAGAGTTTGAGCGTTTTGGATGTTGTTTTGCCTTCCACATCCAATCTCAAGTCACCTGGACAGATATTGATCCTTCTGCAGCACCAAGTATTAGCCAATCGTATCAAGGTGATGGTACAGAAGGCAACGAACCTGAGCAAACTAACCCGTATTCCTGGAGCCCCTGGTAAGATGCCAATAATCATCAAAACCTCGTGCACAATACACATCTACTTCAcataagaggacctgtcatctcttCTGATATGTCTGTTCTAATAGAAACTTGCATTCCCTATATAATAACAATTCTTGAACATGTTTTCGCATAGCTGTGTGTTGTGCTATTcatctgttaggcctctttcacacgggcgggtgagatttccgcgcgggtgcaatgcgtgaggtgaatccggacccattcatttctatagggctgtgcacacaagcagtgattttcactcatcgcttgtgtgttgcgtgaaaatcgctgcatgttctatattgtgcgtttttcacgcaacgcaggccccatagaagtgaatggggctgcgtgaaaattgcaagcatccgcaagcaagtgcggatgcggtgcgattttcacgcacggttgctaggagacgatcgggatggggacccgaacatggttataagggaaaattatagcattgtgaatacagaatgcatagtacaatagggctggaggggttaaaaaagaaaataaaatttaacttaccttaatccacttgttcgcgcagccggcatttcttctgtcttcttctttgaggaataggacctttaatgacatcactacgctcatcacatggtccgtcacatgatccatcaccatggtaaaagatcatgtgatagaccatgcgatgagcgcagtgacgtcatcaaaggtcctattcctcaaagaagaagacagaagagatgccggctgcgcgagcaagtggattatggtgagttaaattatttttttatttttttaacccctccagccctattgtactaagcattctgtattcagaatgctattatttccccttataaccatgttataaggggaaataatacaatctacacaactttgaacccaaacctgaacttctgtgaagaagttcgggtctgggtaccacattcagttttttatcacacacgtgcaaaacacattgcaccgataaaaactgaacaacggaacgcaatcgcagtgaaaactgactgcaattgcgtacctactcgcgcgggtttgccgcaatgcatccggaccttatccggacacgctcgtctgcaaggggccttaggctttaTTTATACGAATGTGAAAACAGCCATCACATGCCATTTTCAAAAccaattaaagtcaatagggctattcacatggccatgtTTTTACCAATATCCAATGAAATTAATAGGATTGTTCTTAACAAGTGTTTAGAAGGGACCATTAAAAACTGGTACACAATGTAAAAAAGGGTATTtcagcaataataaaaaaaaaatgatactcacctcatccacttgcacacatGGGCAGCCTTGCTACTCACTGGAAGCAGCAGGACCTGAGTCTCCCagagtggtgacatcacatgatcACGCTGGGAGCGTTAGGTCCTGCAGCCTGCCGTGTGGAGCTAGTGTCTCCGTTCATGCAAGTGGTGAGGAGAATaatattatgttatttttttgggctCAAGAAGAATAGGGGCCATTAAGGCTGGCAATGGAGCATTATTCCTAATGGGGCCATTACTCATACTGAGGGGCACTAACTGGGGCATTAATCATACTGGGGGGCTCTAAGAGGTCCATTAATCATATTGGGGACACTTtcaggggcattatatatatactatgaAGGCACTGCAGGGATTGGGATATTAAATAAAAACCCAATGAAATTCATCTGTTttaattacatagtaacatagtatataaggccaaaaaagacatctgtccatccagtttggcctgttatcctgcaagttgatccagaggaaggcaaaaaaaaaaaaagtagaggtagaagccaattttccccacttaaggggaaaaaaaattccttcccaactccattcaggcaatcagataactccctggatcaacgacccctctctagtagctatagactgtaatattattactctccagaaatacatccaggcccctcttgaattcctttattgtactcaccatcaccacctcctcaggcagtgagttccatagtctcactgctcttaccgtaaagaatccttttctatgtttgtgtacaaaccttctttcctccagactcagATGAtgtcagtcacagtcctggggataaatagatgattggatagatctctgtactgacccctgatatatttatacatagttattagatctcccctcagtcgtcttttttctaaagtgaataaccctaatgttgataatctttcagggtactgtagttgccccattccagttattactttagttgtcctcctctgtaccctctccagctctgctatgtctgccttgttctcaggagaccagaactgtacacagtactctatgtgtggtctgaccagtgatttgtaaagtggtaggactatgttcttatcacggcatctatgccccttttaatgcaaaccattatcttattggccttggcagcagctgcctgacactggtttttacagcttagtttgctgttcactaaaattcctagatccttttccatgtcagtgttacccagtgttttaccatttagtatgtacgggtgacttgcattattcctacccatgtgcataaccttacatttgtcagtgttaaacctcatctgccacttctctgcccaagcctccaatctatccagatccctctgtagtagtatactgtcctcttccgtgtcaattactttacacagtttagtgtcatctgcaaaaatgtagattttactgtgcaagctttctacaagatcattaataaatatattaaagagaatagagcccagtactgacccctgaggtactccactagtgacagtgacccaatctgagtgtgtaccgttaataaccaccctctgttttctatcactgagccagttacttacccacttacagacgttttctcccagtccgagcatatttaccatttatataattgaagaacattttagggttagttttgctctctttagcaataaatctctcggtctctagtttggccgcttttatttgtttttaacatattctatttttttccttatagtttttcgtgcttccttgctaccctcctgttttagtgatttaaatgctttatttttgtctatttatccacattggtttcttcttgttccataaCCTTTT
The Bufo gargarizans isolate SCDJY-AF-19 chromosome 2, ASM1485885v1, whole genome shotgun sequence genome window above contains:
- the LOC122925707 gene encoding synaptotagmin-4-like; the protein is MPVIDESVHLQVLLGAGLALLSFCLLLGCAICWHRSRKQQSSTSTDGGDKGCTQQCNRDIELSDCLEKPINVAIHQSYETVDLTPKGGGEGLSPTQQGLNSMSQRNRHVRASLPSLYQLSSKTKRALKRRSTVMGGSSFDGDCDRLMRVPQSRTDPSGLCSIKQKSQLLVHFTLCYSLADEMLTVTVTGFSNLPKRLYQKRDSFVKAYLLPGFREPHAGQTMNSDGIQMFTFLGCMPDDLKDKTLRLAVYARDRSSMREGFIGEVLFSCANLDYNSQATSGFTKELSINKAKLKKSLSVLDVVLPSTSNLKSPGQILILLQHQVLANRIKVMVQKATNLSKLTRIPGAPDHFVSIRLIQENQVMDIKETRTASGSCPVWNAPFLFDAPVEFVQSPHLHLEFLVMQGRMYNRARILGRVVIGAGTSEAGMAHWQEMCNKAPVECFQWHTIQSDAF